One stretch of Arachis duranensis cultivar V14167 chromosome 1, aradu.V14167.gnm2.J7QH, whole genome shotgun sequence DNA includes these proteins:
- the LOC107480281 gene encoding uncharacterized protein LOC107480281 isoform X2, giving the protein MGCRNRAESFEEDHSGASSLSEALLLTTMCIIGLPVDVHVKDGSVYSGIFHTASVDSDYGIVLKKARMTKKGKGKTNVGKEDLVDTLVVLSCDLVQVVAKEVMLPTKSFGGNITSDDGETVMHDICSRESPTCEVENHMKSLTDVKHVNQSRTPVQNENGFTHCLPPSTAAIDFERNKLPVNQMRTSTEVDCGKTDKTNIGEIEAYSGSSINCRQAGDDNSKRNAGDFREKPEFVKGKLDEKNQVIKSTHETNTHLAQVEAVENRSYMASNASDNGFYRTNGNASVKADDRCSERSTITNSAPMSSAQGIDLILESHNMPEKSVEISAPKGTDSTRNTKEFKLNPAAKIFSPSFVNPISTTASMPISANMVYVPNSSPVVHAAAVQPETGLSTFASLPSMPVKVAQYSNLTVGNGGSGSQFSPPIVGQLAHNRAQPLRYGAHYPPVLSEHAYLQPSSPADLVHGGTAISSISARPMLNHVQYPKQQGASVGQPIPICVPPPILTNAPQPFALQSHIPLLQPGFPVTRPVSVPGPNGYYGAKFS; this is encoded by the exons ATGGGTTGCAGGAACAGGGCGGAGTCGTTCGAAGAGGATCATAGCGGAGCATCGTCACTGAGCGAGGCGTTACTGTTAACGACGATGTGCATCATAGGCCTCCCCGTCGATGTCCACGTTAAGGATGGCTCCGTCTATTCTGGAATCTTCCACACTGCCTCTGTCGATTCCGATTACG GTATCGTTTTGAAGAAGGCAAGGATGACCAAGAAGGGAAAGGGAAAGACCAATGTGGGAAAGGAGGATTTGGTAGATACACTGGTAGTTCTATCTTGTGATTTAGTGCAAGTTGTTGCTAAG GAAGTAATGCTTCCTACCAAGAGTTTTGGAGGAAATATAACTAGTGATGATGGCGAAACAGTTATGCACGATATTTGTTCTCGTGAGAGTCCAACATGTGAGGTAGAGAATCATATGAAGTCTTTGACGGATGTAAAGCATGTTAATCAATCAAG GACTCCAGTCCAAAATGAGAATGGATTTACCCATTGTCTTCCACCTTCAACTGCTGCCATTGATTTTGAAAGAAATAAGTTGCCTGTTAATCAGATGAGAACTTCCACAGAAGTTGATTGCGGGAAAACTGATAAAACAAATATTGGAGAG ATTGAAGCATATTCTGGTTCCTCAATCAACTGTAG ACAGGCTGGAGATGACAATTCAAAAAGGAATGCTGGTGACTTCAGAGAGAAGCCTGAGTTTGTTAAAGGAAAACTT GATGAGAAGAATCAAGTCATCAAATCAACTCATGAAA CTAATACTCATCTTGCCCAAGTAGAAGCTGTTGAGAATAGAAGCTATATGGCATCAAATGCTTCTGATAATGGGTTTTATAGAACTAACGGTAATGCATCTGTTAAAGCTGATGATCGGTGTAGTGAAAGGTCTACTATAACAAATTCTGCTCCTATGAGTTCTGCCCAAGGCATAGATCTCATTTTAGAGTCACACAATATGCCAGAAAAATCTGTTGAGATATCTGCTCCAAAGGGTACAGATTCTACCAGAAATACTAAG GAATTTAAGCTCAACCCAGCGGCCAAAATTTTCTCTCCATCTTTTGTAAATCCTATTTCAACAACTGCGTCCATGCCTATTTCTGCAAACATGGTTTATGTACCAAATAGTTCTCCCGTGGTACATGCTGCTGCTGTTCAACCTGAAACCGGTCTCAGTACTTTTGCTTCACTGCCTTCCATGCCTGTTAAGGTTGCACAGTATAGTAACTTGACAGTAGGAAATGGTGGAAGTGGTTCTCAATTTTCACCTCCT ATTGTTGGACAACTTGCTCATAACAGAGCACAACCTCTACGCTATGGTGCACATTACCCTCCCGTTTTGTCTGAACATGCTTATTTGCAACCCAGCTCCCCTGCT GATTTGGTTCATGGTGGAACAGctatctcctcaatttcagctcgTCCTATGTTGAATCATGTACAATATCCGAAGCAGCAAG GAGCCTCAGTTGGTCAGCCAATACCAATTTGTGTACCCCCGCCCATCCTAACGAATGCACCGCAACCCTTTGCCCTTCAAAGCCACATTCCGCTTCTGCAACCTGGGTTTCCTGTAACTCGACCTGTTTCAGTACCCGGGCCAAATGGTTACTATGGAGCTAAATTTTCATGA
- the LOC107480281 gene encoding uncharacterized protein LOC107480281 isoform X1, protein MGCRNRAESFEEDHSGASSLSEALLLTTMCIIGLPVDVHVKDGSVYSGIFHTASVDSDYGIVLKKARMTKKGKGKTNVGKEDLVDTLVVLSCDLVQVVAKEVMLPTKSFGGNITSDDGETVMHDICSRESPTCEVENHMKSLTDVKHVNQSRTPVQNENGFTHCLPPSTAAIDFERNKLPVNQMRTSTEVDCGKTDKTNIGEIEAYSGSSINCRQAGDDNSKRNAGDFREKPEFVKGKLDEKNQVIKSTHETNTHLAQVEAVENRSYMASNASDNGFYRTNGNASVKADDRCSERSTITNSAPMSSAQGIDLILESHNMPEKSVEISAPKGTDSTRNTKEFKLNPAAKIFSPSFVNPISTTASMPISANMVYVPNSSPVVHAAAVQPETGLSTFASLPSMPVKVAQYSNLTVGNGGSGSQFSPPIVGQLAHNRAQPLRYGAHYPPVLSEHAYLQPSSPAVMVGRSGQLVYVHSVSHDLVHGGTAISSISARPMLNHVQYPKQQGASVGQPIPICVPPPILTNAPQPFALQSHIPLLQPGFPVTRPVSVPGPNGYYGAKFS, encoded by the exons ATGGGTTGCAGGAACAGGGCGGAGTCGTTCGAAGAGGATCATAGCGGAGCATCGTCACTGAGCGAGGCGTTACTGTTAACGACGATGTGCATCATAGGCCTCCCCGTCGATGTCCACGTTAAGGATGGCTCCGTCTATTCTGGAATCTTCCACACTGCCTCTGTCGATTCCGATTACG GTATCGTTTTGAAGAAGGCAAGGATGACCAAGAAGGGAAAGGGAAAGACCAATGTGGGAAAGGAGGATTTGGTAGATACACTGGTAGTTCTATCTTGTGATTTAGTGCAAGTTGTTGCTAAG GAAGTAATGCTTCCTACCAAGAGTTTTGGAGGAAATATAACTAGTGATGATGGCGAAACAGTTATGCACGATATTTGTTCTCGTGAGAGTCCAACATGTGAGGTAGAGAATCATATGAAGTCTTTGACGGATGTAAAGCATGTTAATCAATCAAG GACTCCAGTCCAAAATGAGAATGGATTTACCCATTGTCTTCCACCTTCAACTGCTGCCATTGATTTTGAAAGAAATAAGTTGCCTGTTAATCAGATGAGAACTTCCACAGAAGTTGATTGCGGGAAAACTGATAAAACAAATATTGGAGAG ATTGAAGCATATTCTGGTTCCTCAATCAACTGTAG ACAGGCTGGAGATGACAATTCAAAAAGGAATGCTGGTGACTTCAGAGAGAAGCCTGAGTTTGTTAAAGGAAAACTT GATGAGAAGAATCAAGTCATCAAATCAACTCATGAAA CTAATACTCATCTTGCCCAAGTAGAAGCTGTTGAGAATAGAAGCTATATGGCATCAAATGCTTCTGATAATGGGTTTTATAGAACTAACGGTAATGCATCTGTTAAAGCTGATGATCGGTGTAGTGAAAGGTCTACTATAACAAATTCTGCTCCTATGAGTTCTGCCCAAGGCATAGATCTCATTTTAGAGTCACACAATATGCCAGAAAAATCTGTTGAGATATCTGCTCCAAAGGGTACAGATTCTACCAGAAATACTAAG GAATTTAAGCTCAACCCAGCGGCCAAAATTTTCTCTCCATCTTTTGTAAATCCTATTTCAACAACTGCGTCCATGCCTATTTCTGCAAACATGGTTTATGTACCAAATAGTTCTCCCGTGGTACATGCTGCTGCTGTTCAACCTGAAACCGGTCTCAGTACTTTTGCTTCACTGCCTTCCATGCCTGTTAAGGTTGCACAGTATAGTAACTTGACAGTAGGAAATGGTGGAAGTGGTTCTCAATTTTCACCTCCT ATTGTTGGACAACTTGCTCATAACAGAGCACAACCTCTACGCTATGGTGCACATTACCCTCCCGTTTTGTCTGAACATGCTTATTTGCAACCCAGCTCCCCTGCT GTTATGGTTGGACGTTCCGGGCAGTTAGTCTATGTTCATTCAGTTTCCCAT GATTTGGTTCATGGTGGAACAGctatctcctcaatttcagctcgTCCTATGTTGAATCATGTACAATATCCGAAGCAGCAAG GAGCCTCAGTTGGTCAGCCAATACCAATTTGTGTACCCCCGCCCATCCTAACGAATGCACCGCAACCCTTTGCCCTTCAAAGCCACATTCCGCTTCTGCAACCTGGGTTTCCTGTAACTCGACCTGTTTCAGTACCCGGGCCAAATGGTTACTATGGAGCTAAATTTTCATGA
- the LOC107480372 gene encoding uncharacterized protein LOC107480372 isoform X2, producing the protein MDQQNQNNTPDGSGDVPLKRKRGRPRKYPRPDLEDGSYISHSYSKKLNSVSGEPAVVHPGFQGANVNQHFQRNQENDAMIGQAVSGVIEAVFDAGYLLSVRVGDSDTTLRGLVFKPGRYVPISSENDVAPGVPMIRRDEVPIPSGTAQFQNPLPKERNEQHANINRNDIHAMNGSPSLPLVPRTAAGSSNSVVTLGNNAPTVAGQTAPQIPGGNIVPALLQPTNFSNGLPVSTPPSQFMAQVSVGSGASVAKEIPAPDGNQALTSQTSQNILSSSMQCEAVPHHQSSNLPTEELKTMRVPNAPFEQLVTEVVKRIEAPSDVMDVDTDNSKPGDKTQLKEPSCRQEEKVNDMDQPVLIRPLQAVQSHPQENTASAPQPSDFTKTGKMTQLLQDNKPENQASKAADLGSGFQLDDVRNLGT; encoded by the exons ATGGACCAGCAAAACCAAAATAACACTCCAGATGGTTCTGGCGATGTGCCTTTGAAGCGCAAACGTGGTCGTCCAAGGAAGTACCCACGACCAGATTTGGAAGATGGTTCATATATTTCACATAGTTACAGTAAAAAGCTGAATTCTGTCAGTGGTGAGCCAGCGGTAGTACATCCTGGATTTCAAGGGGCTAATGTAAATCAACACTTTCAAAGGAATCAAGAAAATGATGCCATGATTGGTCAGGCAGTTTCTGGTGTAATTGAGGCAGTATTTGATGCCGGGTATCTGCTCAGTGTAAGAGTTGGTGATTCTGATACTACTTTGAGGGGGCTAGTCTTCAAGCCTGGACGATATGTTCCTATCTCGTCTGAAAATGATGTTGCTCCAGGTGTTCCAATGATCCGAAGAGATGAGGTTCCCATCCCTTCTGGAACTGCTCAGTTTCAGAATCCTCTCCCAAAGGAAAGGAATGAACAGCATGCAAACATTAATAGAAATGACATTCATGCAATGAATGGGTCACCGTCACTCCCTCTTGTACCTAGAACGGCAGCTGGTTCTAGTAATTCGGTTGTCACTTTAGGAAACAATGCGCCTACTGTGGCAGGTCAAACTGCTCCTCAAATACCTGGAGGTAATATAGTGCCTGCTTTGCTCCAACCTACCAATTTTTCAAATGGGTTGCCAGTTTCAACTCCACCGTCCCAATTTATGGCCCAAGTTTCTGTAGGGAGTGGAGCAAGTGTTGCCAAAGAAATTCCAGCACCAGATGGAAATCAAGCACTTACCTCTCAAACTAGCCAGAACATCTTGTCGAGCAGCATGCAGTGCGAAGCCGTTCCTCACCATCAGTCTTCTAATCTGCCAACTGAAGAACTGAAAACAATGAGAGTGCCTAACGCACCCTTTGAGCAGCTCGTTACAGAGGTTGTCAAGAGGATCGAAGCTCCATCAGATGTCATGGATGTTGACACTGACAACAGTAAGCCAGGTGACAAGACGCAACTGAAGGAACCAAGCTGTagacaagaagaaaaagtaaatgacatGGATCAACCCGTTTTAATTAGGCCTCTACAAGCTGTACAATCTCATCCTCAGGAAAATACCGCATCAGCTCCCCAACCGTCAGACTTTACCAAGACCGGAAAAATGACACAGTTATTGCAG GATAACAAACCGGAGAACCAGGCATCCAAAGCAGCAGATCTAGGATCTGGGTTCCAGCTGGATGATGTAAGGAATTTAGGAACCTGA
- the LOC107480372 gene encoding protein METABOLIC NETWORK MODULATOR 1 isoform X1: MDQQNQNNTPDGSGDVPLKRKRGRPRKYPRPDLEDGSYISHSYSKKLNSVSGEPAVVHPGFQGANVNQHFQRNQENDAMIGQAVSGVIEAVFDAGYLLSVRVGDSDTTLRGLVFKPGRYVPISSENDVAPGVPMIRRDEVPIPSGTAQFQNPLPKERNEQHANINRNDIHAMNGSPSLPLVPRTAAGSSNSVVTLGNNAPTVAGQTAPQIPGGNIVPALLQPTNFSNGLPVSTPPSQFMAQVSVGSGASVAKEIPAPDGNQALTSQTSQNILSSSMQCEAVPHHQSSNLPTEELKTMRVPNAPFEQLVTEVVKRIEAPSDVMDVDTDNSKPGDKTQLKEPSCRQEEKVNDMDQPVLIRPLQAVQSHPQENTASAPQPSDFTKTGKMTQLLQMLQDNKPENQASKAADLGSGFQLDDVRNLGT; encoded by the exons ATGGACCAGCAAAACCAAAATAACACTCCAGATGGTTCTGGCGATGTGCCTTTGAAGCGCAAACGTGGTCGTCCAAGGAAGTACCCACGACCAGATTTGGAAGATGGTTCATATATTTCACATAGTTACAGTAAAAAGCTGAATTCTGTCAGTGGTGAGCCAGCGGTAGTACATCCTGGATTTCAAGGGGCTAATGTAAATCAACACTTTCAAAGGAATCAAGAAAATGATGCCATGATTGGTCAGGCAGTTTCTGGTGTAATTGAGGCAGTATTTGATGCCGGGTATCTGCTCAGTGTAAGAGTTGGTGATTCTGATACTACTTTGAGGGGGCTAGTCTTCAAGCCTGGACGATATGTTCCTATCTCGTCTGAAAATGATGTTGCTCCAGGTGTTCCAATGATCCGAAGAGATGAGGTTCCCATCCCTTCTGGAACTGCTCAGTTTCAGAATCCTCTCCCAAAGGAAAGGAATGAACAGCATGCAAACATTAATAGAAATGACATTCATGCAATGAATGGGTCACCGTCACTCCCTCTTGTACCTAGAACGGCAGCTGGTTCTAGTAATTCGGTTGTCACTTTAGGAAACAATGCGCCTACTGTGGCAGGTCAAACTGCTCCTCAAATACCTGGAGGTAATATAGTGCCTGCTTTGCTCCAACCTACCAATTTTTCAAATGGGTTGCCAGTTTCAACTCCACCGTCCCAATTTATGGCCCAAGTTTCTGTAGGGAGTGGAGCAAGTGTTGCCAAAGAAATTCCAGCACCAGATGGAAATCAAGCACTTACCTCTCAAACTAGCCAGAACATCTTGTCGAGCAGCATGCAGTGCGAAGCCGTTCCTCACCATCAGTCTTCTAATCTGCCAACTGAAGAACTGAAAACAATGAGAGTGCCTAACGCACCCTTTGAGCAGCTCGTTACAGAGGTTGTCAAGAGGATCGAAGCTCCATCAGATGTCATGGATGTTGACACTGACAACAGTAAGCCAGGTGACAAGACGCAACTGAAGGAACCAAGCTGTagacaagaagaaaaagtaaatgacatGGATCAACCCGTTTTAATTAGGCCTCTACAAGCTGTACAATCTCATCCTCAGGAAAATACCGCATCAGCTCCCCAACCGTCAGACTTTACCAAGACCGGAAAAATGACACAGTTATTGCAG ATGTTGCAGGATAACAAACCGGAGAACCAGGCATCCAAAGCAGCAGATCTAGGATCTGGGTTCCAGCTGGATGATGTAAGGAATTTAGGAACCTGA
- the LOC107480372 gene encoding protein METABOLIC NETWORK MODULATOR 1 isoform X3 encodes MDQQNQNNTPDGSGDVPLKRKRGRPRKYPRPDLEDGSYISHSYSKKLNSVSGEPAVVHPGFQGANVNQHFQRNQENDAMIGQAVSGVIEAVFDAGYLLSVRVGDSDTTLRGLVFKPGRYVPISSENDVAPGVPMIRRDEVPIPSGTAQFQNPLPKERNEQHANINRNDIHAMNGSPSLPLVPRTAAGSSNSVVTLGNNAPTVAGQTAPQIPGGSGASVAKEIPAPDGNQALTSQTSQNILSSSMQCEAVPHHQSSNLPTEELKTMRVPNAPFEQLVTEVVKRIEAPSDVMDVDTDNSKPGDKTQLKEPSCRQEEKVNDMDQPVLIRPLQAVQSHPQENTASAPQPSDFTKTGKMTQLLQMLQDNKPENQASKAADLGSGFQLDDVRNLGT; translated from the exons ATGGACCAGCAAAACCAAAATAACACTCCAGATGGTTCTGGCGATGTGCCTTTGAAGCGCAAACGTGGTCGTCCAAGGAAGTACCCACGACCAGATTTGGAAGATGGTTCATATATTTCACATAGTTACAGTAAAAAGCTGAATTCTGTCAGTGGTGAGCCAGCGGTAGTACATCCTGGATTTCAAGGGGCTAATGTAAATCAACACTTTCAAAGGAATCAAGAAAATGATGCCATGATTGGTCAGGCAGTTTCTGGTGTAATTGAGGCAGTATTTGATGCCGGGTATCTGCTCAGTGTAAGAGTTGGTGATTCTGATACTACTTTGAGGGGGCTAGTCTTCAAGCCTGGACGATATGTTCCTATCTCGTCTGAAAATGATGTTGCTCCAGGTGTTCCAATGATCCGAAGAGATGAGGTTCCCATCCCTTCTGGAACTGCTCAGTTTCAGAATCCTCTCCCAAAGGAAAGGAATGAACAGCATGCAAACATTAATAGAAATGACATTCATGCAATGAATGGGTCACCGTCACTCCCTCTTGTACCTAGAACGGCAGCTGGTTCTAGTAATTCGGTTGTCACTTTAGGAAACAATGCGCCTACTGTGGCAGGTCAAACTGCTCCTCAAATACCTGGAG GGAGTGGAGCAAGTGTTGCCAAAGAAATTCCAGCACCAGATGGAAATCAAGCACTTACCTCTCAAACTAGCCAGAACATCTTGTCGAGCAGCATGCAGTGCGAAGCCGTTCCTCACCATCAGTCTTCTAATCTGCCAACTGAAGAACTGAAAACAATGAGAGTGCCTAACGCACCCTTTGAGCAGCTCGTTACAGAGGTTGTCAAGAGGATCGAAGCTCCATCAGATGTCATGGATGTTGACACTGACAACAGTAAGCCAGGTGACAAGACGCAACTGAAGGAACCAAGCTGTagacaagaagaaaaagtaaatgacatGGATCAACCCGTTTTAATTAGGCCTCTACAAGCTGTACAATCTCATCCTCAGGAAAATACCGCATCAGCTCCCCAACCGTCAGACTTTACCAAGACCGGAAAAATGACACAGTTATTGCAG ATGTTGCAGGATAACAAACCGGAGAACCAGGCATCCAAAGCAGCAGATCTAGGATCTGGGTTCCAGCTGGATGATGTAAGGAATTTAGGAACCTGA
- the LOC110281321 gene encoding uncharacterized protein LOC110281321 gives MSAEAIKGRADGGMHKISIEYVWANVCYCAHTLHCSHPSHLVLSASSSLFPLPSSSSAKSNLNTLNLSTFNTFSIITFTIIFSILKAVLVLLPMLPALKEF, from the exons ATGTCGGCGGAAGCAATAAAGGGGAGAGCGGATGGGGGTATGCATAAG ATTAGCATTGAGTACGTGTGGGCGAACGTGTGTTACTGTGCGCACACTCTACACTGCTCCCATCCCAGCCACCTCGTTCTCTCCgcctcttcttccctctttcctCTTCCTTCGTCTTCTTCTGCAAAATCGAATCTCAACACTCTCAATCTCTCAACCTTTAACACATTTTCCATTATtacttttactattattttttctattctgAAAGCg GTGCTTGTGTTGCTGCCAATGTTACCAGCACTGAAAGAG TTTTGA